A stretch of Bordetella genomosp. 13 DNA encodes these proteins:
- a CDS encoding SDR family NAD(P)-dependent oxidoreductase, with protein MTREASMAIYPELSGRSVVVTGAAGGIGEQAARAFHAQGAHVFLLDIHAEGVKAAAGELGERATGLAADITDEAQVARAFDAIQSTGRGLDVLINCAGGYRKLLTVEQMDLEEWDRTVALNLRSVFLCCRAAIAPLKQSRAGRIINVTSISGRTVHAASSPAYGAAKAGVTQLTRFLAYELGPHGITANTIAPLTTLTPRVAALRSQEDLDRIAAQVPLRRLATVDDHVAAMLYLASDGASFVSGVNLDTNGARVML; from the coding sequence ATGACCCGCGAGGCAAGCATGGCGATCTATCCCGAACTGTCGGGCCGCAGCGTCGTCGTCACCGGCGCCGCGGGCGGCATTGGCGAGCAGGCGGCGCGCGCGTTCCACGCGCAGGGCGCGCACGTGTTCCTGCTGGACATCCATGCCGAAGGCGTGAAGGCCGCCGCGGGCGAGCTCGGCGAACGTGCAACGGGCCTGGCGGCGGACATCACGGACGAGGCGCAGGTGGCGAGGGCTTTCGACGCCATCCAGTCGACCGGGCGGGGCCTGGACGTGCTGATCAACTGCGCGGGCGGCTACCGCAAGCTGCTGACGGTTGAACAGATGGACCTGGAGGAATGGGACCGCACCGTGGCGCTCAATCTGCGCAGCGTGTTCCTGTGCTGCCGCGCGGCCATCGCGCCGCTCAAACAGTCGCGCGCGGGGCGCATCATCAACGTGACGTCGATCTCGGGGCGCACGGTGCATGCGGCGTCCTCGCCGGCATACGGCGCGGCCAAGGCCGGCGTCACGCAACTGACGCGCTTTCTCGCCTACGAGCTGGGACCGCACGGCATCACCGCCAACACCATCGCGCCATTGACGACGCTGACGCCGCGCGTGGCGGCGTTGCGGTCGCAGGAGGACCTGGACCGCATCGCGGCCCAGGTGCCGCTGCGGCGGCTGGCAACGGTCGACGACCACGTCGCTGCCATGCTGTATCTGGCATCGGATGGCGCCTCGTTCGTATCGGGCGTGAACCTGGACACCAACGGAGCGCGCGTCATGCTGTAG